One segment of Rhodopirellula baltica SH 1 DNA contains the following:
- a CDS encoding Na(+)-translocating NADH-quinone reductase subunit A yields MATTQSVTRIKKGLDLPITGCPEQHMEAGPAIRQVALLGDDYIGMKPTMLVSAGDRVVLGQPVFEDKKTPGVIYTAPASGTVVDVVRGAKRKFEAVVIDVDNDSTETTTIDGIAGSDPISIAREKLVDGLVQIGLWSAFRTRPFGKVPTIESRPHSIFVTAIDTNPLAADPAVVLADRKDQFVIGLQALTRLTDGAVHLCQAEKASIPGGDVAGVQSASFAGPHPAGLPGTHIHHLDPVSLNKTVWYIGYQDVIAIGSFLQTGQLDTRRVISLAGPKVNQPRLIETRLGACIDELIDGEVDTSVKLRVISGSVLNGHIATAPHQFLGRYDNQVSVIEEGDHREFLGWQKPGFDKFSVSRIFASAMTPDRKFDFTSSTGGSERAMVPLGTYEKVMPMDILATQLLRALIVRDTDSAQQLGVLELEEEDLALCTFVCPGKYEYGSLIRENLTTIEREG; encoded by the coding sequence ATGGCAACGACTCAAAGCGTGACCCGGATCAAAAAGGGTCTCGATCTGCCCATCACGGGATGCCCCGAACAGCACATGGAAGCTGGCCCGGCGATTCGCCAAGTGGCTCTGTTGGGCGACGACTACATCGGAATGAAGCCAACGATGTTGGTCTCTGCCGGCGACCGAGTCGTCTTGGGACAACCAGTTTTCGAAGACAAGAAAACGCCCGGCGTGATCTACACCGCTCCCGCATCCGGCACAGTTGTCGATGTGGTTCGTGGTGCCAAACGCAAGTTCGAAGCGGTTGTGATCGACGTCGACAATGATTCGACCGAGACAACCACCATCGACGGAATCGCGGGATCGGATCCGATCTCAATCGCTCGCGAAAAACTGGTTGACGGATTGGTCCAAATTGGACTGTGGTCAGCGTTTCGGACTCGACCGTTTGGCAAGGTGCCGACGATCGAATCGAGGCCTCATTCGATCTTTGTCACCGCGATTGATACCAATCCTTTGGCAGCGGATCCCGCTGTTGTTTTGGCGGATCGAAAAGATCAATTCGTGATCGGCCTTCAAGCGTTGACTCGTTTGACCGACGGTGCCGTTCATCTGTGCCAAGCCGAGAAGGCATCGATTCCTGGCGGCGACGTGGCGGGGGTTCAGTCGGCATCTTTCGCCGGACCTCACCCTGCCGGATTGCCAGGAACGCACATTCACCACTTGGATCCCGTCAGTCTTAACAAAACAGTTTGGTACATCGGTTACCAAGACGTGATCGCCATCGGTTCTTTCTTGCAGACCGGCCAACTCGACACTCGACGAGTGATTTCGTTGGCGGGCCCGAAAGTCAACCAACCTCGTTTGATCGAGACTCGTCTGGGTGCATGCATCGATGAGTTGATTGACGGCGAAGTCGATACCTCGGTCAAGTTGCGTGTGATCTCCGGATCGGTTCTCAACGGACACATCGCGACGGCCCCTCATCAGTTCCTGGGACGCTACGACAATCAAGTGTCGGTCATCGAAGAAGGCGACCACCGCGAATTTTTGGGTTGGCAGAAACCGGGCTTCGATAAGTTCTCCGTCAGCCGCATTTTTGCATCGGCGATGACACCGGATCGCAAGTTCGATTTCACATCGTCGACCGGCGGCAGTGAACGAGCGATGGTTCCACTGGGCACCTACGAAAAGGTGATGCCGATGGACATTTTGGCAACACAATTGTTGCGAGCTTTGATTGTTCGCGACACCGATTCGGCTCAGCAGCTCGGCGTGCTGGAGCTGGAAGAAGAAGACTTGGCCCTGTGCACGTTCGTGTGCCCCGGTAAATACGAATATGGATCCTTGATCCGAGAAAACCTGACAACCATTGAGCGTGAAGGTTAA
- a CDS encoding NADH:ubiquinone reductase (Na(+)-transporting) subunit B — MKALRDAFDSVHPFFAKGGLLEKAYPMYEALDTFLFTPGETAHGRTHVRDNIDLKRMMITVVFALIPVTLFGMWNTGYQANTAIQKMTEANVDVDFDWHHTVHTAVGFGHDPANHVDNFIYGAIFFIPIYVVCMFVGGHIELVFSVLRGHEINEGFLVTGLLFPLTLPASIPLWQVAVGIAFGVIVAKEVFGGTGRNFLNVALTSRAFLYFAYAGQISGDKVWTAVDGFSGATALGQMANASEDAVGSLSAVQYVWGAEEPITWMSAFIGTIQGCVGETSALLCLVGALILIATGIGSWKIMAGVIAGVTGTALLLNVAGSETNAMFAVPFYWHLVIGGVAFGLVFMATDPVSASMTEMGKWIYGILIGFMTVLIRVINPAFPEGIMLAILFGNVFAPLIDWGVVQLNIRRRAARYVTA; from the coding sequence ATGAAAGCATTACGTGACGCATTTGACAGCGTCCACCCGTTCTTTGCCAAAGGCGGACTGCTCGAGAAAGCGTACCCAATGTACGAAGCTCTCGACACGTTCTTGTTCACGCCAGGCGAGACGGCTCACGGACGCACGCACGTGCGCGACAACATTGACCTGAAACGCATGATGATCACGGTCGTCTTCGCGTTGATTCCGGTCACGTTGTTCGGCATGTGGAACACCGGGTACCAAGCCAACACGGCCATCCAAAAGATGACCGAAGCCAACGTTGACGTCGACTTCGATTGGCACCACACCGTTCACACCGCAGTCGGTTTCGGACACGATCCAGCCAACCACGTCGACAACTTCATCTACGGGGCGATCTTTTTCATCCCGATCTATGTCGTTTGTATGTTCGTCGGTGGGCACATCGAATTGGTCTTCAGTGTTCTGCGAGGGCACGAGATCAACGAAGGATTTCTGGTGACCGGATTGCTATTCCCGCTCACATTGCCCGCCTCCATTCCGCTCTGGCAGGTTGCCGTGGGAATCGCATTTGGGGTGATCGTTGCCAAGGAAGTCTTTGGCGGAACGGGACGTAACTTCCTCAACGTCGCTCTGACTTCGCGAGCGTTCTTGTACTTCGCATACGCTGGTCAAATCAGCGGTGACAAAGTCTGGACCGCCGTCGATGGCTTCTCCGGTGCAACCGCACTCGGACAAATGGCCAACGCCAGCGAAGATGCCGTCGGATCGCTCAGTGCAGTTCAGTACGTCTGGGGTGCCGAAGAGCCAATCACGTGGATGAGCGCCTTCATCGGAACAATTCAAGGATGCGTTGGCGAAACCAGTGCTCTGCTTTGTTTGGTTGGTGCTTTGATCCTAATCGCCACCGGCATCGGATCGTGGAAGATCATGGCTGGCGTGATCGCTGGTGTGACTGGCACCGCCTTGTTGCTGAACGTTGCGGGCAGTGAAACCAACGCCATGTTCGCCGTGCCGTTCTACTGGCACCTGGTCATCGGCGGAGTCGCCTTTGGTTTGGTGTTCATGGCGACTGACCCAGTCAGTGCCTCGATGACTGAAATGGGCAAATGGATCTATGGAATCCTGATCGGGTTCATGACAGTCTTGATTCGCGTCATCAACCCTGCTTTCCCAGAAGGCATCATGCTGGCGATCTTGTTCGGCAACGTGTTCGCACCGTTGATCGATTGGGGCGTCGTCCAACTCAACATCCGCCGGAGGGCCGCACGCTATGTCACAGCCTGA
- a CDS encoding Na(+)-translocating NADH-quinone reductase subunit C, translated as MSQPDSTLKTIVTATILCVVCSFAVSAAAVALRPMQEENKVLDRQRNILDAAGLSMGEFGKPAAELDKEQIETLWAWVSPELVDLETGEVNTDFVGEEAEKYDPREAAKKKDDSIEITDPQFDIGVPRREKIARVYYVKKPGSEKVEMVVLPVYGKGLWSTLYGYMALKNDLETIAGLTFYEHAETPGLGGEVDNTKWKAQWVGNKLYDTDGNPAARVAKGPAPDGDEFAVDGLSGATITCRGVTNLVRYWAGPNGYGPFLDKVKQRLTGDASAEADQPESSVESGVEQYDIDNVGPKEPVGE; from the coding sequence ATGTCACAGCCTGATTCCACTTTGAAAACGATCGTGACCGCGACAATTCTGTGCGTGGTCTGTTCGTTCGCCGTCAGTGCCGCCGCGGTGGCCCTGCGACCGATGCAAGAAGAAAACAAAGTTCTCGACCGCCAACGCAACATTTTGGATGCGGCCGGTTTGTCGATGGGCGAATTTGGAAAGCCAGCCGCTGAGCTGGACAAAGAACAAATCGAAACACTGTGGGCCTGGGTCAGCCCAGAACTGGTTGACCTGGAAACCGGGGAAGTCAACACGGACTTCGTTGGCGAGGAAGCTGAAAAGTACGACCCTCGTGAAGCTGCCAAGAAAAAAGACGACAGCATCGAGATCACCGATCCTCAATTTGACATAGGCGTTCCTCGTCGTGAAAAGATCGCTCGCGTTTACTACGTGAAGAAGCCTGGTAGCGAGAAGGTCGAGATGGTCGTTCTGCCCGTCTACGGCAAAGGCCTTTGGTCAACGCTGTATGGCTACATGGCTTTGAAGAACGATCTGGAAACCATCGCTGGTTTGACTTTCTATGAGCACGCGGAAACACCTGGACTGGGTGGCGAAGTGGACAACACGAAATGGAAGGCCCAGTGGGTCGGCAACAAGCTGTACGACACGGATGGCAACCCAGCCGCTCGTGTCGCAAAAGGGCCCGCCCCTGATGGCGACGAGTTCGCTGTTGATGGGTTGTCCGGTGCCACGATCACTTGTCGTGGTGTGACCAATTTGGTTCGTTACTGGGCCGGTCCCAATGGATATGGTCCGTTTCTGGACAAAGTGAAGCAACGACTTACCGGTGACGCATCCGCGGAAGCCGATCAACCTGAATCCTCCGTCGAAAGCGGTGTCGAACAATACGACATCGACAACGTCGGTCCCAAAGAACCGGTGGGAGAGTAA
- a CDS encoding NADH:ubiquinone reductase (Na(+)-transporting) subunit D has product MAAPKVGKVLFGPVIDNNPIALQILGICSALAVTTSIQVSIVMALAVIAVTGCSNAAVSSIRHYIPGSIRIIVQMTVIASLVIVVDQVLKAYMYEISKQLSVFVGLIITNCIVMGRAEGFAMKNGVWISFLDGIGNGLGYGLVLIVVAFFRELFGSGSLLGFELFQLDRNGGWYNPNNLMLLPPSAFFIIGFMIWVIRLNKPEQIEEA; this is encoded by the coding sequence ATGGCTGCCCCCAAAGTCGGCAAGGTCCTGTTTGGACCTGTCATCGACAACAACCCAATCGCGTTGCAGATCCTGGGCATTTGTAGTGCTCTGGCTGTGACGACCAGCATCCAAGTCTCGATCGTCATGGCTCTGGCCGTGATCGCGGTGACCGGGTGTTCCAATGCGGCGGTCTCGTCCATTCGTCACTACATTCCCGGCAGCATCCGGATCATCGTTCAGATGACCGTGATCGCGTCGTTGGTGATCGTCGTTGACCAAGTGTTGAAGGCGTACATGTACGAAATCAGCAAGCAGCTTTCGGTCTTCGTGGGTTTGATCATCACCAACTGTATCGTCATGGGACGTGCGGAAGGTTTCGCTATGAAGAATGGCGTGTGGATCAGCTTCCTCGACGGAATCGGAAACGGACTGGGATACGGATTGGTCCTGATCGTCGTCGCGTTCTTCCGCGAATTGTTCGGCAGCGGTTCGCTGTTGGGCTTCGAGCTCTTTCAACTGGACCGCAACGGCGGCTGGTACAACCCGAACAACTTGATGCTGTTGCCGCCCAGTGCGTTCTTCATCATCGGGTTCATGATTTGGGTCATTCGTTTGAACAAACCCGAACAAATCGAAGAGGCCTAA
- the nqrE gene encoding NADH:ubiquinone reductase (Na(+)-transporting) subunit E, with translation MVEQYLSVFLKAVFVENLALAFFLGMCTFLAVSKNVKTAIGLGIAVIAIETITVPANQLIYSLLLKKGALTWVNDYLISTDTYNFAEVDLTFLGFISYIGVIAAMVQILEMFLDRFMPSLYNALGIFLPLITVNCAILGASLFMEQREYPFGESVVFGFGCGVGWALAIMALAGIREKLKYSDVPPPLRGLGITFITVGLMSLAFMSFSGIQL, from the coding sequence ATGGTCGAACAATACCTCAGCGTCTTTTTGAAGGCGGTCTTCGTCGAGAACCTTGCACTCGCATTCTTTCTTGGAATGTGCACCTTCTTGGCTGTCAGTAAAAACGTCAAAACGGCAATCGGCTTGGGCATCGCGGTCATCGCGATTGAAACCATCACCGTGCCTGCCAACCAATTGATTTACAGCCTGTTGCTGAAGAAAGGTGCGTTGACCTGGGTCAATGATTACCTGATCAGCACTGACACGTACAACTTCGCGGAGGTCGACCTGACCTTCCTCGGGTTCATCAGTTACATCGGTGTGATTGCCGCCATGGTTCAGATCTTGGAAATGTTCCTCGATCGATTCATGCCCAGCCTTTACAACGCCCTGGGGATCTTCCTTCCCCTGATCACGGTGAACTGTGCCATCCTGGGTGCGTCGCTGTTCATGGAGCAACGCGAGTATCCGTTCGGCGAATCGGTCGTCTTCGGATTCGGATGTGGTGTCGGTTGGGCTTTGGCGATCATGGCTTTGGCCGGTATTCGCGAAAAATTGAAGTACAGCGACGTTCCTCCGCCACTTCGCGGTTTGGGAATCACGTTTATCACGGTTGGATTGATGTCCCTGGCATTCATGTCGTTTAGCGGCATCCAGCTGTAA
- the nqrF gene encoding NADH:ubiquinone reductase (Na(+)-transporting) subunit F, with translation MLSLPLMIAASASTVVILGVVMFTVVVIALVLLILAAKSQLVASGPVKIMINGQKEISVPAGGKLLGALADAGIFVSSACGGGGTCAQCKVKVSEGGGDLLATEAGHINKKEAAEGERLSCQVAVKTDMVVEVPPEAFDTQKWECTVKSNDNVATFIKEFVLQLPEGAEVDFRAGGYIQIECPPHEIHYKDFDIAEEYHPDWDQYNIWRYVSKVEEPVVRAYSMANYPGEKGIIMLNIRVASPPPRAPEGTPPGKMSSYIFSLKPGDKATISGPYGEFFIKDSDAEMVYIGGGAGMAPLRSHIFELFKRQKTDRKVSYWYGGRSLRELFYIEHFREIEKDFPNFKFNIALSEPQPEDNWDGYVGFIHQVLLDNYLSKHPAPEDIEYYICGPPMMNAAVFRMLDDLGVEPENIAYDDFGG, from the coding sequence ATGCTCTCCCTTCCTCTGATGATTGCGGCCTCCGCCAGCACGGTCGTCATTCTCGGCGTCGTCATGTTCACCGTTGTGGTGATCGCATTGGTGCTGCTGATTCTGGCCGCCAAGAGCCAATTGGTTGCTTCCGGTCCGGTCAAAATCATGATCAACGGCCAAAAAGAAATTTCCGTCCCCGCCGGCGGAAAGCTGCTTGGTGCTCTCGCTGATGCGGGCATCTTTGTCAGCAGTGCGTGCGGCGGCGGTGGTACCTGTGCTCAGTGCAAGGTCAAGGTTTCTGAAGGCGGCGGTGACTTGTTGGCGACCGAAGCTGGTCACATCAACAAGAAAGAAGCCGCCGAGGGCGAACGTTTGTCATGCCAAGTCGCGGTGAAAACCGACATGGTCGTGGAAGTTCCACCAGAAGCGTTCGACACCCAGAAATGGGAGTGCACGGTCAAGAGCAACGACAACGTTGCAACGTTCATCAAAGAGTTCGTGCTTCAGCTTCCTGAAGGCGCCGAAGTCGATTTCCGTGCGGGTGGCTACATTCAAATCGAATGCCCGCCTCACGAGATCCATTACAAAGATTTCGACATCGCCGAAGAGTATCACCCCGATTGGGACCAGTACAACATTTGGCGATATGTGTCGAAGGTGGAAGAGCCCGTTGTGCGGGCGTATTCGATGGCCAACTACCCCGGCGAAAAGGGCATCATCATGCTCAACATCCGGGTCGCTTCGCCACCGCCACGTGCACCCGAGGGAACTCCTCCGGGGAAGATGAGCAGTTACATCTTCTCGCTCAAACCAGGTGACAAAGCCACGATCAGCGGTCCGTACGGTGAGTTCTTCATCAAGGACAGCGACGCAGAGATGGTTTACATCGGTGGTGGTGCTGGTATGGCACCGCTTCGAAGTCACATCTTTGAGTTGTTCAAACGTCAAAAGACGGATCGCAAGGTCAGCTACTGGTACGGTGGTCGTAGTCTACGTGAGTTGTTCTACATCGAACACTTCCGTGAGATCGAGAAGGACTTCCCGAACTTCAAGTTCAACATCGCGTTGTCCGAACCACAGCCGGAAGACAACTGGGATGGCTACGTCGGATTCATTCACCAAGTCTTGTTGGACAATTACCTCAGCAAGCACCCCGCACCGGAAGACATCGAATACTACATCTGTGGTCCACCGATGATGAACGCCGCTGTGTTCCGCATGTTGGATGATTTGGGTGTGGAACCCGAAAACATCGCGTACGATGACTTCGGTGGCTGA
- a CDS encoding FAD:protein FMN transferase, whose amino-acid sequence MHSGWSLISLAEPLTQHGLIAERILRSGLQLQPNANLSMRIHSSVVAFFGSWFLAACCWAATAHAADPLTFRGATMGTTYMVKVHSPPEQPEWASETETAIDRELRLVNDQMSTYLKSSELSQFNASESTDWFDVSADTARVVAAALQLSEKTDGAFDVTVGPLVDRWSFGAGERKNDVPSESELDELKKSVGYQHLEARLDPPALKKDIANLRVDLSSIAKGHGVDRIVDLLAGRDAENVFVEIGGEVRVTGDKSGKSWKVGIQRPDAGGQELMVAHKIRDAAMATSGDYRNFFEVDQQRYSHTIDPRTGRPVTNGLASVSVITDSCMLADGWATALNVVGREEAMRLASENDLSVLIVQRLSDRLVSSGTGELAEYADVDVPSDVSVADDAAKKSEKAEAKTFAQRMAPVLLMTGITFGAVLLAMAVGVIFGRQAISGSCGGLNAKVDEDGVSRCTMCSTPSEACQELRDKMAEQ is encoded by the coding sequence TTGCATTCGGGATGGTCACTGATCTCGTTGGCAGAACCGCTCACGCAACACGGACTGATCGCCGAACGGATTCTTCGCTCAGGACTCCAGCTCCAACCCAATGCGAATCTTTCGATGAGAATTCATTCCAGCGTTGTCGCTTTCTTTGGAAGTTGGTTCCTCGCAGCGTGTTGTTGGGCGGCGACCGCACATGCCGCCGATCCATTGACCTTTCGCGGTGCGACGATGGGCACGACTTACATGGTCAAAGTCCACTCACCGCCTGAGCAACCCGAATGGGCGTCTGAGACTGAGACGGCAATCGATCGAGAGTTACGCTTAGTAAACGATCAAATGTCGACGTATTTGAAGTCGTCTGAACTGAGCCAGTTCAATGCGTCTGAATCCACGGATTGGTTTGACGTCAGCGCCGACACCGCTCGTGTTGTCGCCGCAGCATTGCAACTTTCAGAAAAAACTGATGGGGCGTTTGACGTCACGGTAGGACCGTTGGTGGATCGATGGAGTTTTGGTGCCGGAGAACGCAAGAACGATGTTCCCAGCGAATCGGAGTTGGATGAGCTGAAGAAGAGCGTTGGCTACCAACATCTAGAAGCACGTTTGGATCCACCGGCATTGAAGAAGGACATCGCGAATTTGCGTGTCGATCTTTCTTCGATCGCGAAGGGGCATGGCGTGGATCGGATCGTTGATTTGTTGGCTGGTCGTGATGCAGAGAACGTGTTTGTCGAGATTGGTGGCGAGGTTCGTGTGACCGGCGACAAGTCGGGTAAATCGTGGAAGGTTGGGATTCAGCGACCCGACGCGGGTGGGCAAGAATTGATGGTTGCTCACAAAATTCGTGATGCTGCGATGGCTACCTCCGGCGACTATCGAAACTTCTTTGAGGTCGATCAGCAGCGTTACTCTCATACCATTGATCCACGGACCGGACGTCCCGTCACCAATGGACTGGCGTCAGTCAGCGTGATCACGGATAGCTGTATGCTGGCCGATGGTTGGGCGACGGCGCTGAATGTTGTCGGACGCGAAGAAGCGATGCGTTTGGCTAGTGAGAACGACCTCAGCGTGTTGATCGTGCAGCGATTGAGCGACCGCTTAGTCTCCAGTGGGACGGGCGAGTTGGCTGAATACGCCGATGTTGATGTTCCGAGTGATGTTTCCGTCGCGGATGACGCTGCCAAGAAGTCCGAGAAGGCCGAGGCGAAAACGTTCGCTCAGCGAATGGCACCAGTGCTGTTGATGACCGGGATCACATTTGGTGCGGTGTTATTGGCGATGGCGGTCGGAGTGATCTTTGGCCGGCAAGCGATCAGTGGGTCGTGCGGCGGTTTGAATGCCAAGGTTGACGAAGACGGCGTTTCTCGCTGCACGATGTGCAGCACCCCTTCGGAAGCCTGCCAAGAACTTCGGGACAAGATGGCTGAGCAGTAG
- a CDS encoding 4'-phosphopantetheinyl transferase family protein, with the protein MTKTPPVQSNAADSQQPSVAQNRPLTKQSPIQLWYASAAQDTPGKIESFCMRWLPQEEHQSAAKFRVASARHQHVIGRGMARFLIADTNTAPHQIQFRNLDHGKPIVETPEQLRRPFNIAHTKGLVICGIGAEAADEWLGVDIEGLDRKTDPGLAQRYFAPEEIEQLDRVKNDDTKQALFLKIWTLKEAFIKAIGTGLNTPLDQFAFENAASNSPRLILKDESLAQGRHWQIRNVIPRQGYIAAVALGTKTSDIVPKIELSDFRKRMQDC; encoded by the coding sequence ATGACGAAAACGCCCCCCGTACAATCGAACGCCGCCGACTCGCAACAGCCTTCCGTTGCGCAGAATCGCCCGCTGACCAAACAATCGCCCATCCAGCTTTGGTACGCCTCGGCGGCCCAGGACACCCCCGGCAAAATCGAGTCGTTTTGCATGAGGTGGCTGCCGCAGGAAGAACATCAATCGGCCGCCAAATTCCGAGTCGCATCGGCACGGCACCAACACGTGATCGGCCGGGGCATGGCTCGTTTTTTGATCGCGGACACGAATACCGCCCCACATCAGATCCAATTCAGAAACCTGGATCATGGCAAACCCATCGTGGAAACACCCGAGCAATTACGTCGGCCATTCAATATCGCCCACACAAAGGGCCTGGTGATTTGCGGAATCGGAGCCGAAGCAGCGGACGAATGGCTCGGAGTCGACATCGAAGGCCTGGACCGAAAGACCGATCCCGGACTTGCCCAACGGTACTTTGCCCCAGAAGAAATTGAGCAGCTCGACCGAGTCAAGAATGACGACACGAAACAAGCTTTGTTCCTGAAAATCTGGACGCTCAAAGAAGCGTTCATCAAAGCCATCGGTACCGGTCTGAACACACCGCTGGACCAATTCGCGTTTGAGAACGCGGCCTCCAACTCACCTCGCTTGATTCTAAAAGACGAATCGCTCGCGCAAGGTCGTCATTGGCAGATCCGCAACGTGATTCCACGGCAAGGTTACATCGCCGCGGTCGCGCTCGGCACCAAAACCAGCGATATCGTTCCCAAGATCGAACTCTCCGATTTCCGAAAACGAATGCAAGACTGTTAG
- a CDS encoding family 16 glycoside hydrolase, whose translation MKFRLCTLLAAFAVLTSSTVAVAQDSADSKPLNVLLIDGQNNHKWKETTPLIQATLESGDFAKVTVATAPGKGEDKAGFAPKFADYDVVVSNYNGEAWSSETEKAFEAYVSAGGGFVTVHAADNSFPNWNAYNRMIGLGGWGGRNEKDGPYVRWKEDQKKFTRDMSKGGGGQHGKRVPFMMVVRDASHPITAGLPKSFLQVADELYGKLRGPAENMNVLATAYSNPATGGTGEHEPILMTIEFGKGRVFHTTLGHDVPAMNGLAFQTSLRRGTQWAATGEVTLPAVSAAKMGSDEAATGDPAKASEVEDNGQAASSNSNVNFDAAPDLKADGWKSLFDGKTLDGWNRKNGTAKYRVENGTIVGTTSEGSPNSFLCSDENYDNFELTFEVNVDEGLNSGVQIRSQSREKGGRVYGPQVEIESAPGEAGYIYSEATGRGWITKEQPIKDAYKNGKFNRYLVRAHGNRIQVWIGDQKISDIQDPESSTDGFLGLQVHGIKAGTGPYEVSWRDIKIRNLN comes from the coding sequence ATGAAATTTCGACTTTGCACTCTTCTCGCCGCTTTCGCGGTGCTCACTTCGTCCACAGTTGCCGTCGCACAAGACTCAGCCGATTCCAAACCGCTGAATGTTCTGTTGATCGACGGCCAAAACAATCACAAGTGGAAAGAGACCACGCCTCTGATCCAAGCCACGCTGGAATCAGGTGATTTCGCCAAAGTCACGGTCGCGACCGCGCCGGGCAAAGGGGAAGACAAAGCAGGATTTGCACCGAAGTTTGCCGACTACGACGTCGTGGTGTCCAACTACAACGGCGAAGCATGGTCGAGCGAAACCGAAAAGGCATTTGAGGCCTATGTCAGTGCGGGCGGCGGGTTCGTCACCGTTCACGCTGCCGACAATTCGTTCCCCAATTGGAACGCTTACAACCGCATGATCGGCCTGGGTGGCTGGGGCGGCCGAAACGAAAAAGACGGGCCGTATGTCCGTTGGAAAGAAGACCAAAAGAAATTCACCCGCGACATGTCCAAAGGAGGCGGCGGCCAGCACGGCAAACGTGTTCCTTTCATGATGGTTGTTCGCGATGCATCGCACCCCATCACCGCTGGTTTGCCAAAGTCGTTTTTGCAAGTCGCTGATGAACTGTACGGCAAACTACGTGGCCCAGCCGAAAACATGAACGTGCTGGCGACGGCTTACAGCAACCCGGCCACGGGCGGCACCGGTGAACACGAGCCCATCCTGATGACGATTGAATTTGGAAAGGGCCGAGTCTTCCACACGACGCTGGGCCACGACGTTCCCGCCATGAACGGGCTCGCGTTCCAAACATCGCTTCGCCGCGGAACTCAATGGGCCGCGACAGGTGAAGTGACTCTGCCTGCTGTATCTGCTGCGAAGATGGGCAGCGACGAAGCCGCGACGGGCGATCCGGCCAAGGCTTCCGAGGTGGAAGACAACGGACAAGCTGCCTCATCGAACAGCAACGTCAACTTCGACGCTGCTCCGGACTTGAAAGCGGACGGATGGAAGTCGTTGTTCGACGGCAAGACCCTGGACGGATGGAATCGCAAGAACGGCACCGCCAAATACCGCGTTGAGAACGGAACAATCGTCGGCACAACATCCGAAGGCAGCCCAAACTCGTTCCTGTGCAGCGACGAAAACTACGACAACTTCGAACTGACGTTCGAAGTCAACGTGGACGAAGGCCTCAACAGCGGCGTCCAAATTCGTTCGCAGTCACGCGAAAAGGGCGGACGAGTTTACGGCCCACAAGTCGAAATCGAATCGGCACCAGGTGAAGCCGGCTACATCTACTCGGAAGCCACCGGCCGAGGATGGATCACCAAAGAACAACCAATCAAAGATGCGTACAAGAACGGCAAATTCAATCGCTACTTGGTTCGTGCCCACGGCAACCGCATCCAGGTTTGGATCGGCGATCAAAAGATCAGTGACATCCAAGATCCCGAATCTTCCACCGATGGCTTCCTTGGCTTGCAGGTGCACGGCATCAAAGCTGGCACCGGTCCCTACGAAGTCAGCTGGCGTGACATCAAAATCCGCAACCTGAACTGA